One part of the Paenibacillus silvisoli genome encodes these proteins:
- a CDS encoding response regulator transcription factor, whose product MISILLADDHPSVREGTIHMLERESDMCITAVSSGAEVLEIMKRETYDILLLDLIMPGMNGLEVARSISDQNRDVKIIIYTGYDIEPHFNLLVESGVCGFISKLSTREQMIQSLRCAVNGEALLPIKLLKQLRRTDIQILHARGEKSLDRISISSKEQSILNEIVSGKSNKELAEIFFMSQRTIEYHLTRIFEKLNVSSRGEAIAEAQRLGLISGLDMR is encoded by the coding sequence ATGATCAGCATATTGCTTGCAGACGACCATCCGTCGGTACGAGAAGGAACCATTCACATGCTGGAGAGAGAAAGCGATATGTGCATCACGGCCGTATCTTCGGGAGCGGAAGTTCTTGAAATCATGAAGCGGGAAACGTATGACATCTTGCTGCTAGACTTGATCATGCCCGGAATGAACGGTCTCGAGGTAGCGCGCAGCATCAGCGATCAGAACCGGGACGTAAAGATCATCATCTATACCGGTTACGATATCGAACCTCATTTTAACCTGCTGGTAGAAAGCGGCGTTTGCGGTTTTATCAGTAAACTGTCAACGCGGGAACAAATGATCCAGTCGTTGCGGTGCGCGGTGAATGGCGAGGCGCTGCTTCCGATCAAGCTTCTTAAGCAGCTCAGAAGGACCGACATCCAGATTCTGCATGCGCGAGGCGAGAAATCGCTTGATCGCATATCGATCAGTTCCAAAGAACAAAGCATCCTGAATGAAATCGTCAGCGGGAAAAGCAATAAAGAGCTGGCCGAGATCTTTTTCATGAGCCAGCGTACGATCGAGTATCATTTGACCCGCATCTTCGAGAAGCTGAATGTAAGCTCCAGAGGGGAAGCCATCGCGGAAGCGCAGCGTCTGGGGTTGATTTCCGGTTTGGACATGCGGTAA
- the cas6 gene encoding CRISPR system precrRNA processing endoribonuclease RAMP protein Cas6, with product MIANTVLLLRNRRGYLFRRVYPNYIHGWVYNEIRDTPIGRYYHEAQKSPFSIKEIQQDREGLLLLQIIFFDEKVMLAFLRQVEKGKEVRLGQHYYSVEETVMHHDDHPNAGIVSYDVFYSLPVAESIEMHFQYTAFNSGRNTVTLPFPDKIVNSLLSKWNEAAPEAIESTAEYRKRLAAGLLISSHHIHSESYPIRKEVTVNTFSGRAVMNNVHEIGSLRRVLNRLLYFSHYSGVGWKCSFGMGRVNLNPAPNSLQPRSGERRRPL from the coding sequence TTGATCGCGAATACGGTCTTGCTGTTGAGAAACAGGCGGGGTTACCTGTTCCGGCGCGTCTATCCGAATTACATTCATGGATGGGTATACAACGAAATCCGCGACACTCCGATCGGCCGCTATTATCATGAAGCGCAGAAATCCCCCTTCTCGATAAAAGAGATTCAACAGGATCGCGAAGGCTTGCTGCTGCTCCAAATTATATTTTTCGACGAAAAGGTGATGCTGGCATTTTTACGCCAAGTGGAGAAGGGAAAGGAAGTGAGGCTGGGCCAGCACTATTATTCGGTGGAAGAGACCGTCATGCACCATGACGACCACCCGAATGCCGGAATCGTCAGCTATGATGTCTTTTACAGCCTTCCCGTAGCCGAAAGCATCGAGATGCACTTTCAATATACGGCCTTCAACAGCGGGAGAAATACGGTGACATTGCCTTTCCCCGATAAAATCGTGAACAGCCTCTTAAGCAAATGGAACGAAGCGGCGCCGGAAGCGATCGAATCGACCGCCGAATATCGAAAGCGTCTGGCAGCCGGTTTGTTGATTTCTTCCCATCACATTCACTCGGAGTCCTATCCGATTCGCAAGGAAGTGACGGTAAACACCTTTTCCGGCAGGGCGGTCATGAATAATGTGCACGAAATCGGCAGCTTAAGGAGAGTTCTGAATCGGCTGCTGTATTTCTCGCACTATTCCGGCGTCGGTTGGAAATGTTCCTTCGGCATGGGTCGCGTGAATTTGAATCCTGCTCCTAACTCGCTGCAGCCACGATCCGGGGAGAGGAGGAGGCCTCTATGA
- a CDS encoding GT-D fold domain-containing glycosyltransferase, with the protein MAYEELTSGQVLDRILYSLERRLPLSVISVGVTETHVLAQYEVYTEEQFMNHPEANVANYSKIKRGHQHRGITFPNIEARDAALEAVRKADIVGINIRVSRSGEFTRQVFDFYGIAPDFVFEAYTRRVMMISQQRKFHAMLTNRKIVIVCGYADEVKKALENQLQAELNFCITGTIKIDRYEDIPRVKQELMKSEFDLCLLAAGTNAVILAPYIAKDLGKVALDLGQGMETLITGKIEGEAWLAGQIELTKLLDM; encoded by the coding sequence TTGGCGTATGAAGAATTGACTTCCGGGCAAGTCTTGGATCGCATTCTATATTCGCTTGAACGGCGATTGCCGCTCTCCGTCATATCCGTAGGGGTGACCGAAACGCATGTCCTGGCTCAATATGAGGTATACACGGAAGAGCAATTCATGAACCATCCGGAAGCGAATGTCGCGAATTATTCGAAAATAAAAAGAGGGCATCAGCACCGCGGGATTACGTTCCCGAACATAGAGGCCCGCGATGCCGCGTTGGAAGCGGTAAGAAAGGCGGATATCGTCGGCATCAACATTCGGGTATCAAGGTCGGGGGAGTTTACCAGACAAGTATTCGATTTCTACGGCATAGCTCCGGATTTCGTGTTCGAGGCTTATACCCGACGAGTCATGATGATTTCGCAGCAACGTAAATTCCATGCTATGTTAACGAACAGAAAGATCGTCATCGTGTGCGGCTACGCGGACGAAGTAAAGAAGGCCTTGGAAAACCAGCTGCAGGCTGAGCTGAATTTCTGTATTACCGGCACGATCAAGATCGACCGGTATGAGGATATTCCCAGGGTGAAGCAAGAATTAATGAAGAGCGAATTTGATTTATGTCTGTTGGCTGCCGGAACAAACGCCGTCATTTTGGCTCCGTATATCGCCAAAGATTTAGGGAAGGTTGCATTGGATCTCGGCCAGGGCATGGAGACGCTGATTACGGGCAAAATCGAAGGGGAAGCATGGCTCGCCGGACAAATCGAGTTAACCAAACTGTTGGATATGTAA
- the galE gene encoding UDP-glucose 4-epimerase GalE: MSILLTGGAGFIGSHTCVELLHAGYDVIVVDNLSNSNPESLHRVQEIAGKPLRFYNVDLLDGDMLSSVFAKHDIEAVIHFAGYKSVEESVRNPLSYYHNNITGTLILADVMHKYHVKKFVFSSSATVYGYPAHVPVREEEALKATNPYGRTKQMIEDILRDLAAADPSWSIALLRYFNPVGAHPSGLIGEDPKGVPTNIMPYITQVAVGKLPALRVFGSDYPTADGTGVRDYIHVVDLARGHLKALERALHTEGIAAYNLGTGKGYSVLELVHTFEKIAGRQVPYELVNRRLGDVAVSYADPKKAEQELGWKAEKDLEAMCADAWRWQSGNPGGYAS, from the coding sequence ATGTCTATCCTGCTGACGGGCGGAGCGGGCTTTATCGGGAGTCACACGTGCGTGGAGCTTCTGCATGCAGGCTATGACGTCATTGTGGTCGACAACTTGTCCAATAGCAATCCGGAGTCTCTTCACCGCGTACAGGAAATTGCGGGCAAGCCGCTGCGATTTTACAATGTCGATTTATTGGACGGCGACATGCTGAGCAGCGTGTTCGCTAAACACGATATTGAGGCCGTCATCCATTTTGCCGGGTATAAATCCGTGGAAGAATCCGTAAGAAACCCTCTGAGCTATTACCATAACAATATTACCGGTACGTTGATTCTTGCGGATGTCATGCACAAGTACCATGTAAAGAAATTCGTATTCAGTTCCTCGGCGACCGTGTACGGGTATCCGGCGCATGTACCGGTCAGAGAGGAGGAAGCGTTAAAAGCTACTAACCCTTACGGCCGGACCAAGCAGATGATTGAAGACATCTTGCGGGATCTTGCGGCTGCCGATCCCTCGTGGAGCATCGCCTTGCTGCGTTACTTCAATCCGGTAGGCGCTCACCCCAGCGGGCTTATCGGAGAGGATCCAAAAGGCGTGCCCACTAATATTATGCCGTATATTACTCAAGTTGCGGTCGGCAAGCTTCCCGCGCTTCGCGTGTTCGGCAGCGACTATCCGACGGCGGACGGAACGGGGGTCAGGGATTATATCCACGTGGTCGATCTTGCCCGAGGCCATTTGAAAGCTTTAGAACGCGCGCTTCATACGGAAGGAATAGCAGCGTACAATCTGGGGACGGGAAAAGGCTACAGCGTGCTGGAGCTCGTGCATACGTTCGAGAAGATTGCCGGCCGCCAGGTGCCTTACGAGCTGGTAAACCGCCGGCTTGGCGATGTGGCCGTCAGTTACGCGGATCCGAAGAAGGCCGAACAAGAACTCGGCTGGAAAGCAGAGAAGGACTTGGAGGCGATGTGCGCGGATGCTTGGCGCTGGCAGTCGGGAAATCCCGGAGGATATGCATCGTAA
- a CDS encoding sensor histidine kinase: MVVRFPIKYLVTPILIFVAFIFILTIQNPYIGIKLQETENGEWQITSIDTDGWAYEQNIRIGDSVVLIDESDPKLASTVKTYGILEQAHNITIERNGTVMSYAIPRELTEEQFEVFVMFPGIIFLVIMAIAAFIVIKKPDHPYLNSLFFFLVSVGLSYVCGGASSQGHVLPELFNGAAFLFVPYFLLRFLNGYIQSIGGTSIAPPCILRLFIVLNGLLIVMEAVFTLMRAGSAYEIVYCSLLSWFVIECAVCVSLLVIAVLRDRELLRKAEIKIMFLGLLLSFGPFIGLYAIPKLIVGTGWVSAGYTAISLVLLPATFIYLISAKRLLDIDFYIGRFRYNAGLAFILSFVHWLLDSILSHSPDVEIETLIFFPVIIMILLYIKEMLDYRFRSLLFTTTNDFQSRLDQFASHISTVMKVGELEERLIQEIKQVLGIQAVSLVEVDRRDFTIKLIQGYDRYPTELLTDSLFHHPLPAGVIEVLNKGAIVLAGERGEKRYVVWIGDKQNGTSLNIDERVWLQTLSRYVSIVYENLYLIQGLSDEFKDTMNKQSERNTPPWLMRFIFNLQENERSRFALDLHDSVLQNQLYWYRRIGIVTSDFEMSKELRQEMVAIREGLLDVIHETRSTCNELRPSLLKELGLVESLKHLFHTVQLRGNFTIEFDYDEFDTELDYEYTIAVYRIMQELLGNAGKHAKASKVKVHLSIMPQEVSLFYRDDGVGIGNAKMDGDLNHIGLTGIRERVTSLEGRIQFSGNEETIVRIWLPRMFTPDERHP; encoded by the coding sequence TTGGTTGTCCGCTTTCCTATCAAATATCTGGTCACGCCTATTCTTATTTTTGTGGCATTTATTTTCATTTTGACCATTCAAAATCCCTATATCGGCATCAAGCTTCAGGAGACGGAAAACGGCGAATGGCAAATAACGAGTATCGATACGGATGGCTGGGCGTATGAGCAAAATATTCGTATTGGCGATTCCGTCGTTCTGATCGATGAAAGCGACCCGAAGCTTGCATCTACAGTCAAAACCTACGGCATTCTCGAGCAGGCGCACAACATCACGATTGAACGAAACGGGACTGTCATGTCTTACGCGATCCCTAGGGAATTGACGGAAGAACAATTCGAAGTTTTCGTCATGTTTCCTGGAATTATTTTCCTCGTAATAATGGCTATCGCGGCATTCATCGTCATTAAAAAGCCCGATCATCCTTACTTAAATAGTCTATTCTTCTTTCTCGTATCGGTCGGATTGAGTTATGTATGCGGAGGGGCGTCGTCCCAAGGACATGTGTTGCCCGAGTTATTCAATGGTGCGGCTTTCTTGTTCGTTCCATATTTTTTGCTGCGTTTTTTGAACGGCTACATCCAATCAATTGGCGGAACATCCATCGCTCCCCCTTGTATTCTACGGCTATTCATCGTGCTCAATGGACTTTTGATCGTCATGGAAGCTGTATTCACGCTCATGCGAGCAGGCTCTGCCTATGAAATCGTATACTGTTCTCTGCTGAGTTGGTTTGTCATCGAGTGCGCGGTGTGCGTATCACTGCTGGTTATAGCCGTTTTGCGGGATCGGGAACTGTTACGCAAGGCCGAGATAAAAATAATGTTCCTCGGCTTATTGCTTTCGTTCGGTCCGTTTATCGGTCTATACGCGATCCCCAAGCTCATTGTCGGCACTGGTTGGGTATCGGCGGGTTATACCGCGATAAGTCTTGTACTGCTCCCTGCAACGTTTATTTATTTGATCTCGGCCAAACGGCTGCTTGATATCGACTTTTATATCGGGCGATTTCGATATAATGCCGGACTAGCTTTTATTTTGTCGTTCGTTCACTGGCTGTTGGATTCGATTCTGAGTCATTCGCCGGATGTAGAGATCGAAACGCTGATCTTTTTTCCCGTCATAATCATGATCTTGTTGTACATCAAGGAAATGCTGGATTATCGCTTTCGTTCCTTGCTCTTTACGACTACAAACGATTTTCAATCGAGATTGGACCAATTCGCGTCTCACATTTCGACAGTTATGAAGGTAGGCGAATTGGAAGAACGATTGATACAGGAAATTAAACAGGTGCTTGGGATTCAAGCCGTTTCGTTAGTGGAAGTGGACCGCCGCGATTTCACCATCAAGCTGATTCAGGGCTATGACAGATATCCGACCGAATTGTTGACGGATTCGTTGTTTCATCATCCGCTGCCCGCCGGCGTGATTGAAGTCTTGAATAAAGGCGCAATCGTATTGGCCGGAGAGAGAGGGGAGAAACGATATGTCGTGTGGATCGGGGATAAACAAAACGGAACCTCGCTGAACATCGACGAGAGAGTATGGCTGCAAACCTTATCCCGCTACGTCAGTATCGTTTATGAGAATCTATATCTCATTCAAGGGCTTTCCGACGAGTTCAAGGACACCATGAATAAACAGTCCGAGAGAAATACGCCGCCTTGGCTGATGCGATTCATCTTTAATCTGCAGGAAAATGAAAGAAGCAGGTTTGCTCTGGACCTGCATGATTCCGTCTTGCAAAATCAATTGTACTGGTACAGAAGAATAGGAATTGTAACGTCCGACTTCGAGATGTCTAAAGAACTGCGGCAGGAGATGGTCGCCATTAGGGAAGGGCTGCTCGATGTCATTCATGAAACTCGTTCAACCTGCAATGAGCTTCGTCCGTCTTTACTGAAGGAGCTTGGGCTCGTTGAATCGTTAAAGCATTTGTTCCACACGGTTCAGCTGCGCGGTAATTTTACGATCGAGTTCGATTACGATGAATTCGATACGGAATTGGACTATGAATATACGATAGCGGTGTACCGCATCATGCAAGAGCTTCTCGGGAACGCGGGAAAGCATGCGAAAGCATCGAAGGTTAAGGTGCACCTTTCGATCATGCCCCAGGAAGTCTCATTATTTTATAGGGACGACGGAGTAGGAATAGGCAATGCCAAGATGGATGGCGACTTGAATCATATCGGTCTTACCGGCATTAGGGAACGCGTGACCAGTCTTGAAGGCCGAATCCAATTTAGCGGAAACGAAGAAACCATTGTGAGGATCTGGCTGCCTCGCATGTTTACGCCAGATGAACGGCATCCGTAG
- a CDS encoding AAA family ATPase, translating to MKIRPKGQEKAGWFQPEQGPPFRIRARALPTVFHHLVIEGLLTTEHTFVIHRYRILEPLSKLIPTHFSSQHPAAVQRMHPYLDTAIQTLIDQPELLEQLTAGDKQVSDVVKNSLFEQYTVPNLLNYLQRFDLSRKMLHEICDLLGIPAIDFIEGQPYALNRVPSVPFQVADTLALEQGMAANSPLRIGAAVQFVYIQYLNGGNSYISAAEFENRVYVLLGKSLPKDKIRLAIERFAKEQDHELLCRGNLFFDRHLYFAEIQIAQRLADLISCPASKPGTVGSTIQTLIRAGKLPELDEDQQRGIEQFFEHPVLLVRGEAGTGKSSWVAYLIMVLQALLPGIQIKLAAPTGKAARQLEGMTGYPAQTIHSLLGKGREKSSRIWYHYKRNPLNADVLIIDEASMVNEYLWRDLLWSVERGTRLVFVGDPNQLEPIGPGRPFLDMISLGFPTVTLTRNYRNDSSILSLARAVLLGEVDYSQLEAAGIQTIPIETVAETKECIVRMYQDKSKQYPVITMYREQYSLGTDRLNLYMKQRINPVNLSEGMGAGDPVIQTTNTSRADNGEVGMIRSFHPSHSSRVYFEPDKEVLYTLPELMSEMELAYAITTAKTQGSQYEGVIIPLTDIGLEIPHRQSMWYKNSLYTALTRARKELVLVGDPQILIKGAQRKGMTRKTMLVKRIRHVFKGSVILAGTDALPKG from the coding sequence ATGAAGATCAGACCCAAGGGGCAGGAGAAAGCGGGTTGGTTTCAGCCCGAACAGGGTCCGCCGTTTCGTATCCGCGCAAGAGCGCTGCCGACTGTTTTCCATCACCTGGTCATTGAAGGCCTGCTCACAACGGAGCATACTTTCGTTATCCATCGATACCGAATCCTCGAGCCGCTCTCCAAGCTGATTCCAACGCATTTCTCCTCTCAACATCCCGCAGCTGTTCAGCGCATGCATCCCTACCTCGATACCGCGATCCAGACATTGATCGATCAACCGGAGCTGCTGGAGCAATTGACGGCAGGCGACAAACAGGTAAGCGATGTTGTGAAAAATAGTCTGTTCGAACAGTATACCGTGCCAAATCTGCTTAATTATCTGCAGCGATTCGACCTATCTCGCAAAATGCTGCATGAAATCTGTGATCTATTAGGCATACCGGCCATTGATTTCATCGAAGGGCAGCCGTATGCGTTGAACCGCGTCCCTTCTGTTCCTTTCCAGGTTGCCGATACGCTTGCGCTGGAACAAGGAATGGCAGCGAACAGCCCGCTCCGGATCGGGGCTGCCGTCCAATTTGTGTATATCCAATATTTAAACGGAGGAAACAGCTACATTAGCGCTGCCGAATTCGAGAATAGGGTTTACGTCTTATTGGGGAAATCGCTGCCTAAGGATAAAATACGGCTAGCCATCGAACGGTTTGCGAAGGAACAGGATCATGAGCTCCTTTGCAGAGGGAATCTATTTTTTGACCGGCACTTATATTTCGCGGAAATCCAAATTGCGCAGCGTTTAGCCGACTTAATCTCGTGCCCTGCATCGAAGCCGGGAACGGTGGGCAGCACGATTCAAACCTTAATTCGCGCGGGGAAGCTTCCTGAGCTGGACGAAGATCAACAGCGGGGGATCGAACAATTTTTCGAGCACCCGGTACTTCTGGTTCGCGGAGAAGCAGGTACGGGGAAAAGCAGCTGGGTTGCGTATTTGATTATGGTCTTGCAAGCTTTGCTGCCCGGTATTCAAATCAAACTGGCCGCTCCAACAGGCAAAGCCGCGAGGCAGCTGGAAGGGATGACCGGCTATCCGGCGCAGACCATTCATTCGCTGCTGGGAAAAGGAAGAGAGAAATCAAGCCGCATCTGGTATCACTACAAGAGAAACCCATTGAATGCGGATGTATTGATCATCGATGAAGCCAGCATGGTCAATGAATATTTATGGCGCGATTTACTATGGTCGGTGGAGCGAGGGACGAGGCTCGTATTTGTCGGCGACCCGAACCAGCTGGAACCGATCGGCCCGGGCCGTCCATTCCTCGATATGATTTCCCTTGGCTTCCCGACCGTCACGTTAACGCGCAATTATCGAAACGACAGCTCGATCCTTTCCTTAGCTAGAGCCGTTCTTCTGGGAGAGGTCGATTACTCGCAGTTGGAAGCGGCGGGCATTCAGACGATTCCTATTGAAACCGTTGCGGAAACGAAAGAATGCATCGTCCGGATGTACCAGGATAAATCGAAGCAATACCCGGTCATTACCATGTATAGGGAACAGTACAGTCTCGGTACGGACCGTTTGAATCTATATATGAAGCAGCGAATCAACCCGGTTAACCTATCGGAAGGAATGGGAGCGGGGGATCCCGTCATTCAAACAACTAATACATCAAGGGCCGACAATGGCGAAGTAGGCATGATTCGATCGTTTCACCCCTCTCACAGCAGCCGGGTTTATTTTGAACCGGATAAGGAAGTTCTCTACACGCTTCCGGAGTTAATGAGCGAGATGGAGCTTGCCTATGCCATCACAACGGCAAAAACGCAAGGCAGTCAGTATGAGGGAGTCATCATTCCGCTAACCGACATTGGACTTGAAATACCGCATCGGCAATCGATGTGGTATAAGAATTCCTTGTACACGGCGCTGACGAGGGCACGGAAAGAGCTAGTGTTGGTCGGCGATCCTCAGATTCTAATCAAAGGCGCGCAACGTAAAGGGATGACGCGCAAAACGATGCTGGTCAAACGAATCCGTCATGTGTTTAAAGGTTCCGTGATACTCGCGGGCACGGATGCCCTGCCAAAGGGATGA